The Leguminivora glycinivorella isolate SPB_JAAS2020 chromosome 17, LegGlyc_1.1, whole genome shotgun sequence genome has a window encoding:
- the LOC125235562 gene encoding uncharacterized protein LOC125235562 — translation MGEAAARTMAVGKIPEFKIGTDNWRLYIDRLEQYFLVNEIETTLYVPTLITVMGAECYELLVNLCTPDKPSTKTFAQVTSILEKHLQPKPSILAERFKFRHRKQSANESISEYVAVLKRMSKDCDFGTWLEDSLRDQLVCGLQSETIRQRLFTEESLDFAKAYKLAVSMEAAEKDSALVEGRTGPASGAGTVECQAMTPRWAGGQAGQRAGRGAPRAGRGGRAGGGGGGGGGGGRGKAPARGAQRCAACGGAHDKAGCQFARYVCRCMPTL, via the exons atgggtgaGGCGGCGGCGCGAACAATGGCGGTCGGCAAGATACCggaatttaaaattggaacggATAATTGGAGGCTGTACATAGACCGCttagaacaatattttttagtaaatgaaattgaaacgaccTTGTATGTGCCAACGTTAATTACAGTGATGGGGGCTGAGTGCTACGAACTTTTAGTGAATTTGTGCACGCCCGATAAACCGTCAACCAAAACGTTCGCACAAGTGACGTCGATACTTGAAAAACATTTACAGCCTAAACCGAGCATCTTAGCTGAGCGTTTTAAGTTTAGACACAGGAAGCAAAGTGCGAACGAGTCCATTTCGGAATATGTGGCCGTGTTAAAGCGTATGTCGAAAGATTGTGATTTCGGTACTTGGCTAGAGGACAGCTTGCGTGATCAGCTGGTTTGCGGCCTGCAGAGTGAGACTATACGCCAGCGGTTATTTACAGAAGAATCGTTGGACTTTGCGAAAGCGTACAAATTGGCGGTCAGTATGGAGGCGGCGGAAAAAGACTCGGCTCTCGTGGAGGGTCGCACGGGACCGGCGAGTGGAGCGGGCACCGTGGAGTGCCAAGCGATGACCCCGCGCTGGGCGGGAGGCCAGGCGGGACAGCgcgcgggccgcggggcgcctcGCGCGGGCCGGGGCGGCCgcgctggcggcggcggcggcggcggcggcggcggcggccggggCAAGGCTCCGGCGCGCGGCGCCCAGCGGTGCGCGGCGTGCGGCGGCGCTCACGACAAGGCGGGATGCCAATTTGCACGTTACGTGTGCCGG TGCATGCCAACACTGTGA